In one Lolium rigidum isolate FL_2022 chromosome 3, APGP_CSIRO_Lrig_0.1, whole genome shotgun sequence genomic region, the following are encoded:
- the LOC124698160 gene encoding ran-binding protein 1 homolog b-like, whose protein sequence is MADPAEHRAAAEEEEATAAGEEEDTGAQIAPIVKLEEVAITTGEEDEEILLDMKAKLYRFDKDGSQWKERGTGAVKLLKHKETAKVRLVMRQAKTLKICANHLVVASIKMQEHAGSDKSCVWHALDFADGELKEEMFAIRFGSVENCKKFKDLVDQIAEEQGKNEEKESEEASSAAELVEKLTVTEEKKEEPVEKKETPAAVDDTKDAKE, encoded by the exons ATGGCCGACCCGGCGGAGCaccgcgcggcggcggaggaggaggaggccacggcggcgggcgaggaggaggacaccgGCGCCCAGATCGCGCCCATCGTGAAGCTCGAGGAGGtcgccatcaccaccggcgaggaggacgaggagatcCTCCTCGACAT GAAAGCGAAGCTCTACAGATTCGACAAGGACGGGAGCCAGTGGAAGGAGCGGGGCACGGGCGCCGTCAAGCTGCTCAAGCACAAGGAGACCGCCAAGGTCCGCCTCGTCATGCGGCAGGCCAAGACGCTCAAGATCTGCGCCAATCACCTCG TGGTGGCGTCGATCAAGATGCAGGAGCACGCCGGGAGCGACAAGTCGTGCGTGTGGCACGCTCTGGATTTCGCCGACGGGGAGCTCAAGGAGGAGATGTTCGCCATCCGCTTTGGATCCGTTGAGA ACTGCAAGAAATTCAAGGATCTTGTAGACCAGATCGCCGAGGAACAAGGAAAGAATGAGGAGAAAGAGAGTGAGGAAGCCTCCTCGGCTGCCGAGTTGGTAGAGAAGTTGACGGTGACTGAGGAGAAAAAGGAGgaacctgtggagaaaaaggagaCCCCCGCAGCAGTAGATGATACCAAGGACGCTAAAGAGTGA
- the LOC124698159 gene encoding dnaJ protein ERDJ3A-like, which produces MGIPVRTLLVASLVLSSIALDVAAKTLDPYKVLGVDKNASQRDIKKAFHKLSLKYHPDKNKDKGAQQKFEEINNAHEILSDEEKRKNYDLYGDEKGNPGIGGGHFGNHEGFTGGGPKTTYFKSGDGWQTMGGPGNGKTFSFSFGGNPGSDGGNPFGFDLGDVFSNMFGGGGSMGGNQHGGFAAGPGARTSSQHTNPVTIKEVTMQSFNKEIADQGITWILLFYTQQAKGQFVLESVLEDVARSLDGAVRAGKINCEKEKALCKKSGVSVGKSARLFIYSYSTTEKGSLHEYSGENDAKSLKTFCQEHLPRFSRRVDISQFSFPSHALPNLPQVLLLSKKKDTPAMWRAVSGMFRNRLIFYDAEVQDVSLPLLKRLGVKNVPALIGRNINGEEQLLKDGISVKDLRSGIKELKTLLESFEKKNKKLASNQAKKPEPMENKIPLLTASNFQETCGEKASVCIIGVFKSNKAKEKLETVLSEVSHKTLIRGQRYNSGNAIAYALLDGNRQSAFLSSFDKSGYQSSNNLLLAYKPRRGKFAVHNGELTMEEAERFVASVLNGDVHLSATRQKPVLR; this is translated from the exons ATGGGAATCCCCGTCCGAACCCTCCTCGTCGCCTCGCTCGTCCTCAGTTCGATCGCCCTGGATGTCGCCGCCAAAACCTTAGATCCCTACAAG GTACTTGGGGTTGACAAGAATGCCAGCCAACGGGATATTAAGAAAGCCTTTCACAA GCTTTCATTAAAATATCACCCTGACAAGAATAAAGACAAGGGTGCTCAGCAGAAATTCGAAGAGATAAATAATG CGCATGAGATTCTGTCAGATGAAGAGAAGAGGAAAAACTATGATCTCTACGGCGATGAGAAAGGTAACCCAGGGATTGGTGGTGGACATTTTGGGAACCATGAGGGTTTCACTGGTGGTGGTCCCAAGACTACCTATTTCAAATCCGGTGATGGATGGCAGACAATGGGTGGTCCGGGAAATGGCAAAACATTTTCCTTCTCATTTGGTGGCAACCCTGGGTCTGACGGTGGAAATCCGTTTGGCTTTGATCTTGGTGATGTTTTTTCCAACAtgtttggtggtggtggatcaatGGGAGGCAACCAGCACGGTGGATTTGCTGCTGGACCCGGTGCAAGAACTTCCAGCCAGCATACAAACCCTGTCACCATTAAGGAGGTCACAATGCAAAGTTTCAACAAAGAAATAGCTGATCAAGGAATTACTTGGATTTTGTTATTCTATACACAACAAGCAAAAGGTCAATTTGTGCTAGAAAGTGTCCTGGAGGATGTGGCTCGTTCACTGGATGGTGCAGTAAGG GCTGGTAAGATAAATTGTGAGAAAGAAAAAGCTCTTTGCAAAAAATCTGGTGTCTCGGTAGGAAAATCGGCTCGTCTCTTCATTTATTCGTACAGCACTACAGAGAAAGGGTCTTTGCATGAGTACTCTGGAGAAAATGATGCTAAGAGCCTGAAGACATTCTGTCAGGAACACCTGCCGAGATTCTCCAGAAGGGTAGACATTAGCCAATTTAGTTTCCCTTCACATGCCTTACCAAACCTTCCTCAAGTACTCTTACTGTCAAAAAAGAAGGACACGCCAGCAATGTGGCGTGCTGTCAGTGGGATGTTCCGCAATCGCTTAATTTTCTATGATGCAGAG GTTCAGGATGTTTCTCTTCCACTGCTCAAACGGCTCGGTGTGAAAAATGTTCCGGCGCTTATTGGCCGGAACATTAATGGTGAGGAGCAACTTCTGAAGGATGGTATTTCAGTGAAAGATCTCCGATCTGGTATCAAAGAATTGAAGACTCTGCTCGAAAGTTTcgagaagaagaataagaagctAGCATCAAACCAAGCAAAGAAACCTGAACCGATGGAAAACAAAATCCCTCTCCTCACAGCTTCTAATTTCCAGGAAACCTGTGGAGAGAAGGCTTCAGTATGTATTATTGGTGTTTTCAAGtcaaacaaagcaaaagaaaagctGGAGACCGTCCTGTCCGAG GTATCCCATAAGACTCTGATCCGTGGGCAGAGGTATAACTCTGGAAACGCAATTGCCTATGCCTTGTTGGACGGGAACAGACAATCTGCGTTCCTGTCCTCGTTTGACAAGTCTGGATACCAGTCGTCTAACAATCTTCTGCTTGCCTACAAGCCTCGTCGTGGGAAGTTTGCCGTGCATAATGGTGAGTTAacgatggaagaagctgaaagatttgtGGCTTCCGTCCTGAATGGAGACGTCCATTTGTCAGCAACCAGACAGAAGCCGGTTCTTAGGTAG
- the LOC124695468 gene encoding mitogen-activated protein kinase kinase kinase 18-like, with the protein MEWTRGKCIGKGAFGTVHLAVDRATCRAFAVKSVDTKGAAPAAAMACLESEIRILKRLSSPYVVAYLGDDATAASRNLHMELLPGGTAADAAAAGGIGERAVRRVLRPVVAALHYLHDVAGVVHGDVKGRNVLLGGNDGAKLADFGAARLVTEAAPRGPRGTPAWMAPEVARGGASTPASDVWSLGCTAVELLTGKRPWSEIGGALEVGELLLRVGFGGKRPELPSCLSDPCRDFVDRCLRRDASERWTCEQLLRHPFLAADAQDDAGEPEPSPRAVLDWAADSDASSDCSEADMEEEHEVMARAKGRIAELASDRTRTSWARELDECPTWASDTWDPLPSLEMSTNVPLPSDAATVADAGNGGALGPAFSGGSSDGVLATAGGDGGVNGRAWCDDRCRNHKCWSGADRPSWPPSAVVFIMLVSCILSHLIQSKNFLIKQPVNIFLLFLVHASLVVLTVDS; encoded by the coding sequence ATGGAGTGGACGCGCGGGAAATGCATCGGGAAGGGCGCGTTCGGCACGGTGCACCTGGCCGTCGATAGGGCCACGTGCCGCGCCTTCGCGGTCAAGTCGGTGGACACCAAgggcgccgcgccggccgcgGCGATGGCGTGCCTGGAGAGTGAGATAAGGATCCTGAAGCGCCTCAGCTCGCCGTACGTCGTGGCGTACCTGGGCGACGACGCCACAGCTGCGTCCAGGAACCTGCACATGGAGCTGCTCCCTGGCGGCACCGCtgccgacgcggcggcggcgggtggcatCGGCGAGCGCGCGGTGCGGCGCGTCCTGCGCCCGGTGGTTGCCGCGCTGCACTACCTGCACGACGTCGCCGGGGTGGTGCACGGGGACGTCAAGGGCCGGAACGTGCTCCTCGGCGGCAACGATGGCGCGAAGCTCGCCGATTTCGGAGCGGCGAGGCTCGTGACAGAGGCTGCGCCACGGGGCCCGCGCGGAACGCCGGCGTGGATGGCGCCGGAGGTGGCCCGTGGCGGTGCTTCGACGCCGGCGTCCGACGTCTGGTCGCTGGGCTGCACGGCTGTGGAGCTGCTCACCGGGAAGCGGCCGTGGTCGGAGATCGGCGGCGCGCTCGAGGTCGGCGAGCTGCTGCTCCGCGTCGGGTTCGGCGGGAAGCGGCCCGAGCTCCCCTCGTGCCTCTCTGACCCCTGCCGAGACTTCGTCGACCGGTGCCTCCGCCGCGACGCAAGCGAGCGGTGGACCTGCGAGCAGCTGCTGCGCCACCCGTTCCTCGCCGCGGACGCCCAGGACGACGCCGGCGAGCCAGAGCCGTCTCCCCGGGCGGTACTGGACTGGGCTGCGGACTCCGACGCATCATCCGATTGCTCGGAggccgacatggaggaggagcacgaggtgATGGCGCGCGCAAAGGGGAGGATTGCCGAATTGGCATCAGACAGGACGCGCACAAGCTGGGCGCGCGAGTTGGATGAGTGCCCCACCTGGGCGTCCGACACCTGGGACCCACTGCCCAGTCTCGAGATGTCAACCAATGTGCCATTGCCATCCGACGCTGCCACAGTCGCCGATGCAGGAAATGGCGGCGCCCTTGGGCCCGCATTTAGCGGTGGCAGCAGTGACGGTGTCCTTGCcaccgccggcggcgacggcggtgttAACGGCCGTGCTTGGTGCGATGATCGATGTAGGAACCATAAATGTTGGTCTGGGGCTGATCGGCCCAGTTGGCCGCCGTCGGCCGTTGTGTTCATCATGCTGGTGTCATGTATTCTCTCACATTTGATTCAATCGAAGAATTTTTTGATCAAGCAGCCGGTGAATATTTTTTTACTGTTTCTGGTTCATGCTTCTTTGGTGGTTTTGACTGTGGACTCTTGA